A region of the Marispirochaeta aestuarii genome:
TCCAAAATAAGGACTATTAATGGCCTGAGATCCAAAGTATACTGATTTAAGCTTGGCGGCATAAATCTTTATACAAGAAGGAAATCAGGCCATGGGATATCAAAATAGCATTTTTAAGCAGATTCTTCAAAGCATACCGAGATATGAATTTGAAAAATCAGTAAGAAAGCACAATGGAGATTTTGCTTCCAAAGGATTTACTTGCTGGGAACAATTTGTTTCCATGATATTTGCTCAGTTATCGGGACAAACAGGACTTCGAGGTATAGAAACTACAATGGAATCTATGCGGCAATCTCTTTATCATCTGGGGGTAAAACAAGTTAAGCGCTCAACGTTGTCGTATGCGAATAACAATCGTTCATCAATGATTTATGAAAACGTTTTTTCGGGCCTTCTGGAAAAAATACTGTCAATGGAACGGCGCCATAAGCATAAATTCAAGAATCCGCTTTACAGCATAGATGCTACAACAATCGATCTATGTCTCAGCTTGTTCCCCTGGGCTGATTTCAGAAAACGAAAAGGCGGCATCAAGTTGAATATGAAGCTGGATCACAAAGGATACATTCCAACCTTCATATCAATGACCACAGCAAAGATCCATGAACTGAAGTCGTTAAAGGAAATGCAGTTCAATCCCGGGGACGTAATAACCTTCGATAGAGGCTATACAGATTTCAAATTATTTGCAACTTATTGTAGTAAAGGCATTTATTTCGTTACCAGACAGAAAAAGAATGCTGACTACGCAGTCGTTGAGCGAAAGGATGTTTCTTCATACAAAAATATTTCATCGGATC
Encoded here:
- a CDS encoding IS4 family transposase; this encodes MGYQNSIFKQILQSIPRYEFEKSVRKHNGDFASKGFTCWEQFVSMIFAQLSGQTGLRGIETTMESMRQSLYHLGVKQVKRSTLSYANNNRSSMIYENVFSGLLEKILSMERRHKHKFKNPLYSIDATTIDLCLSLFPWADFRKRKGGIKLNMKLDHKGYIPTFISMTTAKIHELKSLKEMQFNPGDVITFDRGYTDFKLFATYCSKGIYFVTRQKKNADYAVVERKDVSSYKNISSDQTIIMEGYYTRKKCPLKLRRIRSKDPETGKYIVILTNNFVWSPTTISAIYKDRWQIEIFLKPNLSDFHV